A stretch of DNA from Cryptomeria japonica chromosome 4, Sugi_1.0, whole genome shotgun sequence:
aaaacccctatggtcatataaaatttgacctattttggttcctgagcctttgggagcatttttttctcagatccaggtcatACGACCCTGGcatgcagatcgagaaaaaaattcaattttttttttttttgcctttttacagcatgcaagccgaaatttgcttttaaaaaaatttcttcataaaaaaagcaaaaaaaaaaaaaaagggtttgtttctttttaagaaaaaaagaaTTTTTGGGAAAAAGTTTTTTTGGGGtccccacggtacgcagggtactgTGGGGACCCTGCATTGCTGCAGGCCCTGCAAATCATGGTACAGTGCCATCACCATCAGCTTGGGCTCTGTGCTATTGGCTTCGGCCCCCTACCTTCCTCTGGCCCCAGCTTACCTTCCTGCCGGCTGTTCTTCCCCAGCCTCTTACCGGCTCCCAGCCCCCGCTGGCCAATCCCCCGCTGGCTCCTCCCTGCGGCCGCCGCCCGACCGGCCCGCCATTACCTGTAGCCCTCAGCCTCCACCTCCCTGCGGCCCCCAGCTCCCTGATCGCCACCCAGCCCAGCCTTCTCATTGCCGACTTCCGCCACCCCAGCCCAGCCCCCGCAGCACCTCCCCTACTGCCTGCCGCAACGCCTCGCCGCCGCCGCCGACTGCCCCCGCTCCGCCACGGCCCGCCGCCTCAGTTGCCCTCACCCAGCCCAGCCCCCTCTGCTGCCTTGGCTCTGCCACCTGACCGCCACCGGAGCTCCACCCGGCCGCCACCGGTGCACCACCCACTGGCCATCGGACCACCACAGAACCACCAGACCTCCTTTTTGGCCTTTTTCAAGGGGGGATTTGGTTTTTttgccctatcttgggcatacggagtcatttttttgaaaatgaataggtgtcGAAAAGCTGGTTCCGAGACCGACCTCAtattgttggtaattttttccaatttttctgtttgacaatttttttttccagtcaaagtgaagTCTAGTTTTTgtactccgggagccatagaatgagcatctgacctctattttttgaaaagtttatatttttggaaagcatgtgctgtgtactttctagtcatctaagttttatttctagattatgctccatgcatattttatttagtttttttctttttagcactttggtggatatcgtggttgtttcaggtcctgggatctcttctctgagtagggtgtctctattttggttcatgtttctatttccagtcttcttatcattgtagcttgtatctatgcaaacacactgagataaagtgccatcatgcattgtttacttcgaatcttgcatatcttgtgtcttgttgtacatgcactattgatcaagtgccatgagggggttgatatttgcctgttgtttgccatcttcctttgtccagtgagtgttccttccacgacattcccctcatgatgatgtgtctcagcacctttgatgttcttggttcttcgtcatgcagttgtttttggctgtcattttcagtgttcctatccctctcccacttctgcattatggggagatttatcctgttggttctactgcttccgtggttcaattgatcagctcttcaggctttggtttctcatgccatctgtatcttcaattttagttgttttttccttgtttgcctcctgattcgagtagtgtcatttgagggcactcatacagattatagtcttctctacctgaccatattctatttcagtggaggttctccagatcagcagttattcttcgacaaagtttgcaggttcttcatgcttcagtgatattcttttccatctctttttggagtagagttttgttcccatgtggttttctctatttctccagttcatagagatttcattgtatttgggtacctgatcaggccttgttgtcgggacccatctttattgcttttagtagttgttctaggttttagcttctccctaagtctagcttaagggggggtgttagagtattcaggtatttacttgattaattaaacattatttgtttaattatttaagttccatttatctcttttacacttaagctaactttaggtgcatataattaattattttaattaatcattatgtgcaaacctaggttttcccttttagggtttcttgacctattaaaggttgagttctttcttttcattgtatgaagaaggattattattgacaatacattttggagattattgagctctcatcttttggagcatatttttcctgtgtattctttccttctgtgatttgcttcattgcttctccttgtaacaggtttttcagcttgcaaagtttatttgggctcttgtggtgttgtattttctcaactcctatatagaTATCATTAGTTCTTGGGAGGAATTCAAGAATTGCTTCaaagagaaatatggagataagacaaatgtgagcttcatgctcaatgaatttaacaatatcaggaAGTCTGATAATGAAGCTGTTACAGATTTTAATGCATAGTTTCAAAAGACAATGCATAGGCTCCTTCAATGTATGAGGTTAGATGAGAATGTATTTCTAAccacttattacaatgcctttgatccTAATATGGCTTACATTCTTAGAGATAAGAACCAACATAGTTTAAGAGATGCTTTCAGaattgcaatcaatgtagagagtaatagaaaagcatcaggtaaagtgggaagaaggactgatggaagattgtggcaggaaaaaaaccacaaaaaaaaaaatcctctaaagaagaggataaaatagagaaattaatgactacTATTAAGGATCTTACTGCTAAAGTAAGTAAACCTGAGAAGCCTCACTACAACTGGCAAGACAAACCTACTAGAtagcatgatatgccatataaaattgcatggaaagatggcaagcctgtgcaagatagatcaaaaggcacacaaaatcaagacacccctgatcctttaaagggaggaaatgtacataatatagaaaataccccttggtgtatggcatgtgatggTCCATATTCCCCCTatcagtgtgttgtggctcaagctctaactgaatccatgaaaaatGAGGGTGAACCTGtagttaatatgtttgagtatactgtGGACAGTGATTGTGAGTCTTCAAaagatgaagcaagtgaatatgatgtctCAAGAAGAAATGAAAATTGCCAAAGGCAATTAGTAATTgactggcatcccactttgaatgtagtcacaatagaagatcaagagattcatctcagaaggcctagtgaggaggaagtcaagaatctcactaaggttgcaatagccaaagctaagcataactataatctgagaagcagtAAAGATGATGAAGATCAGGGTAAGCCTGGTTCTATGTTTCTTTTAAAGAAGTTTCTTCTAAGAGGACCACTGAAAACAAAACTACTGTCAAAGATAGTCTGGCTAAAAGTTATCAGTCAAGTAATTCAGGGAAACCTGATATTGTTGATACCACTAGTAATAAGGCAGAGACTATTGGTGACAAGAGAACATGTCACCAGAAGACACAAAAGGTTAAAGTTTATGCTGAGTCTTATGTTAATACTACTTTTGATATGACACAAGCTTTAACATAGATGAAATTTTTAGTACCTTTGATAGAGCTACCGAAAATGAAAGAACATAGAGAGGTTGTTTTTTCTTTGATTCCAAGTATATCAGACATAGATGCTTCTTCTAAAAGGGGAAATGCAAAAGATGAGAAGGATCTGTTAgcatatatttttacaaaatattttatgctataaggagacctttttcttttatcatatgagcatttattgctggTTTGCATGTGTAGGGACCTTATTAGCATGGGTAtaagttctctaaggatcaactATTTCAGGAGTGTCAAGATATCACTTAAGGGCATGCACTAAGgatagactgcacaaggaatccattatggaaGCATTTGTCAGtagagaagtcattatggtatggTCTAGGATTATCCTCTAGTATGTACCAGACCATGTGGAAAAGTTGGGATCACCAATATTTAGGATGGATGGTTCATTTGTGCTAgattgcaaaatttcaattatcggcataaTTAATCCCGATGAAGCAGCATTGGCAAGCAAAATAAGGTTTATCGACATGACTTATACTAATGAAATAGAAGGCGAATGTATTAGAGTGCTTAGAAGAGACTTAGCACGGTGCATGCTTTTGAAAAAGGTCATACCATCGGGATAGTTTGTTCCGATGAAGCAAAAGGTGATATTTTTCTATCGACATGTATTGGTTTATCAGCAAAACGTAGAAATTGTTATACTGATAGCCTATGAAGGCATCAGTGTGATTTGTGATGATAAGGAAGTGCGGATCATGGACTTATAATATCGAGAGATTGGAAGTAATGAGAAAAGTCTAACCCGATACACGATGACTAAAGGGAACCGAAGACGGGcccatcagagaaaaagaccatatcgggataaGGAAAAAAGAGTTAGACCGATCTATGATGTcatggagaatcggaaggcggaaccatcggcaTACCTATACTGATAAAATAGactcggaagcataaagcataaaagttcaTCGAAAActcatcgggacttcgggaggaatagaaaaagtctattccgacccccgatgaagatagaagcgcttgcagggatatcggtgtaaactatatCGATAAAGTAAACTTTAAGTGAGGACTCATCAGGACGtcggaagaagaaattttatgctatgccgagtctcgATAGGACTGTTAAGGCAGATGGTGAGTTTCTAGGAGTTCTTCAGGGTAGGTTATGTCGATAGCATAGGGAACTTAGCCAAAATATGGATCAGTGTATTGAGATTTTTGAGGGCATCGAAGGGACATGAAATAAACTATGCTGACACCCGATGAGTTAAGTAAAAGAAGACCAAAGGCGAATGCATCGAGGAGAATTATACCGATGGAGCGTTAAAAAAAAAAGCAAAGCCAAGACTGAAGGgatgttcattgggataaagtgaaccatcgggataaaaaaaattgttatcccGAGACCCGATAAGTTGGTCGGGATGTCTTGTACCGATCAAAAGATGAAAAGCGGTAAAGTCATAATAGATGgtgccaaacaattgaatcattaGGAAAAGTCTCGCCGATTAGCCGTTGGAAGTCTTGATGTGAAAAACTGACATAATGGCTTCAATTAAATGCATCTATTGAGTAGGTTCGTCGCCacataaagaaaatccatcaagattgGACTTCCTAGAATATATAACCAGTGTTGCATAATAACATTTCGCACAAAGCTATTGCAacagatatcaggtgtttattgaGAAAATATTCTGAGATACTGAGCATAGAGTAAAGAAATTTACAGAgatggaggggtcaagctcaaaagggaagcgaaAGGTTGTTGAAGTATCTAGTACCACGACGAAAAAATCAAAGGGTGAAGTCGGTGAAGCTCGAAGAaaattaaaccaagatatgatagatCAAATGGGATCTCTAGGAGCTAGGTCACGTAGAGCTAAGGTGAATTTGTCTCTTTGCGACTAGTTGGAGGACAAATATAGAGAGattggagatgtactcacaacaGTGCGTGGGCATgagttgtttctttttcattacctccacagggatgagcctatgccaatttcaaacccatggaacacCGATTTAGGTAAACttgtggtacctaatgtctttgtaaatgttGACATATTGAAGCTCCTagtaagacattatgatgcaaacaaacGATGCATTTTTTTGCCCGATGGGACTACTTGTGTTCACTTTGTAGTAGCCACAATTCAAGAAGTTTTTGCAGTGGATCTAGAGGCAAATGTgcctttatcatttgtggatttggaagaggaatacatAAAGATGGATATTACATATCAGGGTTGGAACCTTGCTATCCAAAAAGCCAAAAAGGGGAGCTAatagaggaagatggtcctccttatgatatgactatttttaAGAAGTATCTACAATATACATATAGGGCTTGTGGccaggtgggaggagttgaagctcccgATGTAGCAAACATAGGATCGTTAGTTTTAGCAGAAGATATCCAGAGGCATGAGCCTAGagattttgattttgcttcatacctgGTGGACAGACTACACAaaggcttcatgaacttgaaagataatccagacaagcatttcaagcattattcgttgttaatgcatattattttattttatgggagattcaaGGGATTATGGTTAGAGGGTTTGAATGTAAATACAGTAGGGAAGAATGGACAGGATCAACCAGTGCAATTGTGGGTTTCTTTATGGGATTACAGATAtgtgaattctcattacctcaaatttgaggaattctttgttaaaccaattttctttctctttggtgagcctctgcagggatcattttctgaggatgtcaagaagtttcttaggcctcacgagcacaagaatccaaaggttaatcacaattggggtgattggtactcatgcaaaaacttcacttttgttcgatgctatggatttgaggggTATCCCTATGTGTTACCAAATCCTGCACCGTACACGATTGCTTTTCTGGAAATTataaggcaattaagtgtctctaatgctaagcattttggaggtgcacacaagcaagccttcctccctGGAACACTTCATTTCTAGGATTTTAAAGTTGTATCTACCAAAGCATATGAAGTTATTGATAGGaagttggtggatgaatacaacctgTTCCAACACATATCTAGAATGCATTATGATCTTGAAGGTTACATCCATGCAAGCAGGAAGAGGCAGGAGTTGGGAGATTATTTTCAtcaggaggatgaatttgaagacatgtgtagaAATAAGGAGGTGAAAGAGTTGGCGGAtattatggagaccttggagaaaaaactagaggagagaaggcaaagattagaAAACATGGGGGGAGAACCAGCCCAAAGTGATTCAAGGGAAAATGAAGTAGTTTCCAAGCTCTCGGTACCTAAGAAAGAAAAGGGTCCTGATGCATAGGATAAGCTCATCATTGTACTGAATGCAGAAACAAATGAAAGAATGATAgagcatgtttcttttgtatcAAATGATCAATTTATAAATTGTAAGGAGTTCAAGTCATTCCTATACCATTTCAaaggtaagaaattaagggaagtaTTGCCAAATATTACCCCTAAGAATGAGGTAGAAATGAAGAGGAGGTTGAAGGAAGATATCCACAcagaagttgagactatgaccccacaAAAGGGGAGGCAACTAGTAGTAGAGGCTAGAATGATTGTGTTTCCAGGTTAGGACCTGAGTGCCTCATTTATCTTTGATTCTTTGCTGCACTCAGACAATAAGGATATGAAATTAAATATCCAaggagtaaaagatatttttattggatcaaggcacgatccaaatgaggaagaaatgttgttgtgggcattataccctcccaataaaaggccaaaaatcatagatgtggataaagcttttggtcacatagtgaccttgaaagttggagaggtagatcctatggtcatggctgacataggtattaatatttcaaagttCAACAAGGCCTAGATGAAACATGAGATAACAAAGAAGAAcaaatataaggccttatatgaagaAACCCTCAGGAGGAGTGGGCATCTGATCCCTCAAATTATTGATTTAGGaggtcaatggaagaagaaatttgaaaaattagcctatgagcatactaagttgaagaggaagatgaagagaaTCAAGGTTGACACTGCTTGTGTTTTGATGAGTAAAAGATTTG
This window harbors:
- the LOC131875149 gene encoding uncharacterized protein LOC131875149, with the protein product MVRNCMVDSEAAVNIMPEDFMKEMGMKADTPFEKCYAMDNRSVPVVGIMKDIEFRFPACPDTTYKMDVTILQVLVNYGMLLSRQWPNLVGGYVQLDLSYATIPVKGEEASISKPLEIEKIVEAVKHNESLIWKSYFDGACSPANHGTVPSPSAWALCYWLRPPTFLWPQLTFLPAVLPQPLTGSQPPLANPPLAPPCGRRPTGPPLPVALSLHLPAAPSSLIATQPSLLIADFRHPSPAPAAPPLLPAATPRRRRRLPPLRHGPPPQLPSPSPAPSAALALPPDRHRSSTRPPPVHHPLAIGPPQNHQTSFLAFFKGGFVKVKSSFCTPGAIE